The following proteins are encoded in a genomic region of Nocardioides sp. cx-173:
- the qcrA gene encoding cytochrome bc1 complex Rieske iron-sulfur subunit, giving the protein MSIDHDHGVTGAEHTGHVPAVPDPGLPHHTWRPTDVDERLAKRAERQVASLFGLSAVCVILFLVAYFAFDIGDNHTTVGGFAASTLALGSTLGLALLFIGIGIIQWARKLMSDQELVEMRHPARSSDEDREATVEALQLGLEESGIARRPLVRNSLLGAVGLLGLPAIVMLRDLGPLPGDALYHTVWKKGMRVVRDVVGTPINVADLEIGDLVNAEPEIVFAVDEDGEHVLHGADLQIAKSKAAVILLRMDPSDITPGKGRENWSVDGIVCYSKICTHVGCPISLNERKTHHLLCPCHQSTFDLADSGKVVFGPAARALPQLPLMVDEEGFLVAQSDFTEPVGPSFWERDS; this is encoded by the coding sequence GTGAGCATCGACCACGACCATGGCGTGACCGGGGCAGAGCACACCGGCCACGTGCCGGCGGTGCCCGACCCGGGCCTGCCCCACCACACCTGGCGCCCCACCGACGTCGACGAGCGGCTGGCCAAGCGCGCCGAGCGCCAGGTCGCCTCCCTCTTCGGCCTGTCCGCCGTGTGCGTCATCCTCTTCCTGGTCGCCTACTTCGCCTTCGACATCGGTGACAACCACACGACCGTCGGCGGCTTCGCCGCCTCGACCCTCGCGCTGGGCTCGACGCTGGGCCTCGCCCTGCTCTTCATCGGCATCGGCATCATCCAGTGGGCTCGCAAGCTGATGAGCGACCAAGAGCTCGTCGAGATGCGTCACCCCGCCCGCTCCTCCGACGAGGACCGGGAGGCGACCGTGGAGGCACTGCAGCTCGGGCTCGAGGAGTCCGGCATCGCGCGCCGTCCGCTGGTGCGCAACTCGCTCCTCGGAGCGGTCGGCCTGCTCGGGCTCCCCGCCATCGTCATGCTGCGCGATCTCGGTCCGCTGCCGGGGGATGCGCTCTACCACACGGTCTGGAAGAAGGGCATGCGCGTCGTTCGCGACGTCGTCGGCACCCCGATCAACGTGGCCGACCTCGAGATCGGCGACCTGGTCAACGCGGAGCCGGAGATCGTCTTCGCGGTCGACGAGGACGGCGAGCACGTCCTGCACGGCGCCGACCTCCAGATCGCCAAGTCCAAGGCGGCGGTGATCCTGCTCCGCATGGACCCCTCCGACATCACCCCCGGCAAGGGCCGGGAGAACTGGTCGGTCGACGGGATCGTCTGCTACTCCAAGATCTGCACCCACGTCGGGTGCCCGATCTCCCTCAACGAGCGCAAGACCCATCACCTCCTGTGCCCGTGCCACCAGTCCACCTTCGACCTGGCCGACTCCGGCAAGGTCGTGTTCGGCCCCGCGGCGCGGGCTCTGCCCCAGCTGCCGCTCATGGTCGACGAGGAGGGCTTCCTCGTCGCGCAGAGCGACTTCACCGAGCCTGTGGGCCCGAGCTTCTGGGAGCGTGACTCATGA
- the ctaD gene encoding aa3-type cytochrome oxidase subunit I, which yields MTTTAARSADVTVGRKPLGQQLVRIMTTTDHKLIGKMYLITSFGWFMIGGLMAMLIRSELAFPDQQIVNDELYNQLFTMHGTIMLLLFATPLFFGFANVIMPIQIGSPDVAFPRLNMFSYWLFLFGGLIAASGFLTPQGAADFGWFAYTPLSDSVRSPGVGGDLWIMGLWMAGLGTILGAVNFITTIICMRAPGMTMFRMPLFVWNTLITSLLVLIAFPVLAGALLSLEADRILGAHVFDTAHGGAILWQHLFWFFGHPEVYIIALPFFGIVTEILPVFSRKPLFGYVGLVGATLAIAILSVAVWAHHMFVTGSVNLAFFSGMTFLIAVPTGVKFFNWIGTMWGGSVSFDTPMLWSIGFLTTFLFGGLTGIILASPPLDFHVSDSYFVVAHFHYVVFGTVVFAMFAGFYYWWPKMTGRMLDERLGKIHFWLLFVGFHMTFLVQHWLGVEGMPRRYADYLPGDGFTTLNQVSTVGAFLLGASTLPFLYNVYISRRSPLVGVDDPWGWGRSLEWATSSPPPRHNFVSIPRIRSESPAFDLHHPEIAAIELDENRAARDGRFADAPDMEGREELIEERTDDDTPRDDA from the coding sequence GTGACCACCACCGCCGCGAGATCTGCCGACGTCACCGTCGGCCGCAAGCCGCTCGGCCAGCAGCTGGTCCGGATCATGACCACGACCGATCACAAGCTGATCGGCAAGATGTACCTGATCACCTCGTTCGGCTGGTTCATGATCGGCGGCCTCATGGCCATGCTGATCCGCTCCGAGCTCGCGTTCCCGGACCAGCAGATCGTCAACGACGAGCTGTACAACCAGCTGTTCACGATGCACGGCACGATCATGCTGCTGCTGTTCGCCACGCCGCTGTTCTTCGGCTTCGCCAACGTGATCATGCCGATCCAGATCGGCTCGCCCGACGTGGCGTTCCCGCGCCTGAACATGTTCAGCTACTGGCTGTTCCTCTTCGGCGGCCTCATCGCCGCCTCGGGCTTCCTGACCCCGCAGGGGGCGGCCGACTTCGGCTGGTTCGCCTACACCCCGCTCTCGGACTCCGTGCGCTCACCCGGCGTCGGCGGCGACCTGTGGATCATGGGCCTGTGGATGGCCGGCCTGGGCACGATCCTCGGCGCGGTCAACTTCATCACCACGATCATCTGCATGCGCGCGCCCGGCATGACGATGTTCCGGATGCCGCTGTTCGTGTGGAACACGCTGATCACCAGCCTGCTGGTCCTGATCGCGTTCCCCGTGCTCGCCGGCGCGCTGCTCTCGCTCGAGGCCGACCGGATCCTGGGGGCCCACGTCTTCGACACCGCCCACGGCGGCGCCATCTTGTGGCAGCACCTGTTCTGGTTCTTCGGGCACCCGGAGGTCTACATCATCGCGCTGCCGTTCTTCGGCATCGTGACCGAGATCCTGCCCGTCTTCAGCCGCAAGCCGCTCTTCGGCTACGTCGGCCTGGTCGGCGCCACCCTCGCCATCGCCATCCTGTCCGTGGCGGTGTGGGCCCACCACATGTTCGTCACCGGCTCGGTCAACCTCGCGTTCTTCTCGGGGATGACCTTCTTGATCGCGGTGCCGACAGGAGTGAAGTTCTTCAACTGGATCGGCACGATGTGGGGCGGATCAGTCTCTTTCGACACCCCCATGCTCTGGTCGATCGGCTTCCTCACCACCTTCCTGTTCGGTGGCCTGACCGGCATCATCCTGGCGTCGCCGCCGCTGGACTTCCACGTGTCGGACTCCTACTTCGTGGTGGCGCACTTCCACTACGTGGTGTTCGGGACGGTGGTGTTCGCGATGTTCGCGGGCTTCTACTACTGGTGGCCCAAGATGACCGGGCGGATGCTGGACGAGCGGCTGGGCAAGATCCACTTCTGGCTGCTGTTCGTGGGCTTCCACATGACGTTCCTGGTCCAGCACTGGCTGGGCGTGGAGGGCATGCCGCGTCGCTACGCCGACTACCTGCCCGGTGACGGGTTCACCACGCTCAACCAGGTCTCCACGGTCGGCGCGTTCCTGCTGGGTGCCTCGACGCTGCCGTTCCTCTACAACGTCTACATCTCGCGGCGCTCGCCGCTGGTGGGCGTGGACGACCCCTGGGGCTGGGGCCGCTCGCTGGAGTGGGCCACGAGCAGCCCGCCGCCACGGCACAACTTCGTCTCCATCCCGCGCATCCGCTCGGAGTCGCCGGCCTTCGACCTGCACCACCCCGAGATCGCCGCGATCGAGCTCGACGAGAACCGCGCCGCTCGCGACGGTCGCTTCGCCGACGCCCCCGACATGGAGGGGCGCGAGGAGCTGATCGAGGAGCGCACTGACGACGACACCCCGAGGGACGACGCCTGA
- a CDS encoding cytochrome c oxidase assembly protein: protein MPAPPLLTALTAAESLPQPSFASFFTEWSLAPLPLVLTVWGVGLYALGVRELRRRGDRWPVGRTIAFGVGMGCFYVATSSGLAAYDTTLLSLHMVQHMVLSMLVPLALAMSAPVTLALRTLPGTPRRWLLAVLHSRVAAVLSFAPLAFALYVVSPWALYFSGWYEASLHSVYVHEMMHVHLVLVGSLFFWPLVGVDPLPGRVGYPFRVLLTMLTLPFHAFLGVTIMGQETLLGGDWYPSLADGPMGSWLPDPYDDQHLAGGILWGAGDLVGLSFFAVLFAQWVRSSFQEARREDRRLDLQEARERAVAPGATGSEAER, encoded by the coding sequence GTGCCCGCACCACCGCTCCTCACCGCCCTGACGGCCGCCGAGAGCCTGCCCCAGCCCTCGTTCGCCTCGTTCTTCACCGAATGGTCCCTCGCTCCGCTGCCGCTCGTGCTCACGGTCTGGGGGGTCGGCCTCTACGCGCTCGGGGTGCGGGAGCTGCGCCGCCGAGGCGACCGCTGGCCCGTGGGCCGCACGATCGCGTTCGGCGTGGGGATGGGGTGCTTCTACGTCGCGACGTCGTCCGGCCTGGCGGCCTACGACACGACTTTGCTGAGCCTGCACATGGTCCAGCACATGGTGCTGTCGATGCTGGTGCCCCTGGCGTTGGCGATGTCGGCACCCGTCACCCTCGCGCTGCGGACCCTGCCGGGCACTCCCCGCCGCTGGCTGCTGGCGGTCCTCCACTCACGGGTGGCGGCGGTGCTCTCGTTCGCCCCGCTGGCCTTCGCCCTGTACGTCGTCTCGCCGTGGGCGCTGTACTTCTCCGGGTGGTACGAGGCGTCGCTGCACTCGGTCTACGTCCACGAGATGATGCACGTGCACCTGGTCCTGGTCGGGTCGCTGTTCTTCTGGCCGCTCGTGGGCGTCGACCCGCTGCCCGGACGGGTGGGCTACCCCTTCCGGGTGCTGCTGACCATGCTCACGCTGCCCTTCCACGCCTTCCTCGGCGTCACGATCATGGGCCAGGAGACGCTCCTGGGCGGCGACTGGTACCCCTCGCTGGCCGACGGTCCGATGGGCTCGTGGCTCCCCGACCCGTACGACGACCAGCACCTCGCGGGCGGCATCCTCTGGGGCGCCGGCGACCTGGTGGGGCTCTCCTTCTTCGCCGTCCTCTTCGCGCAGTGGGTGCGCTCGTCGTTCCAGGAGGCGCGCCGCGAGGACCGGCGACTCGACCTCCAGGAGGCGCGTGAGCGCGCCGTCGCGCCTGGGGCGACCGGGTCCGAGGCCGAGCGGTAG
- the trpD gene encoding anthranilate phosphoribosyltransferase has product MTWPDVLGALVAGSDLTAEQATWAMGEILSGEATPAQIAGFAVALRAKGETIDEVTGLVEAMYERRTRISVPGRLLDVVGTGGDRSMSVNISTMAAIVAAGAGAKVVKHGNRSASSQSGSADVLEVLGIRLDLPPERVAQVAEDAGITFCFAAAFNPAMRHTAVPRRELGIGTTFNFLGPLANPARPAAQAIGCADSRMAPVMAGVFARRGADAWVFRGDDGLDELTTTTTSSVWHVHAGEVRATTVDPAALGLAPATAADLRGGDAAHNAEVVRRTLTAEHGPVRDAVVLNAGAALAVYDQPAASVAEALPAGIARAEQAIDSGAAQAALERWIAATAD; this is encoded by the coding sequence GTGACCTGGCCCGACGTCCTCGGCGCCCTCGTTGCGGGCTCCGACCTGACGGCGGAGCAGGCCACCTGGGCGATGGGGGAGATCCTCTCCGGGGAGGCGACGCCGGCCCAGATCGCCGGCTTCGCCGTCGCCCTGCGGGCCAAGGGCGAGACCATCGACGAGGTCACCGGCCTGGTCGAGGCGATGTACGAGCGGCGTACCCGGATCTCGGTGCCCGGGCGCCTGCTGGACGTGGTCGGCACCGGCGGTGACCGCTCGATGTCGGTCAACATCTCGACCATGGCGGCGATCGTGGCCGCCGGGGCCGGCGCGAAGGTCGTCAAGCACGGCAACAGGTCCGCCTCCTCGCAGTCCGGCAGCGCCGACGTGCTGGAGGTGCTCGGGATCCGTCTGGACCTGCCGCCGGAGCGGGTCGCGCAGGTCGCGGAGGACGCCGGCATCACGTTCTGCTTCGCCGCGGCCTTCAACCCGGCCATGCGCCACACCGCGGTGCCGCGCCGCGAGCTCGGCATCGGCACCACCTTCAACTTCCTCGGCCCCCTGGCCAACCCCGCCCGCCCGGCCGCTCAGGCGATCGGCTGCGCCGACTCGCGGATGGCGCCGGTGATGGCCGGCGTCTTCGCCCGCCGCGGCGCGGACGCCTGGGTGTTCCGCGGCGACGACGGGCTGGACGAGCTGACCACGACGACGACCTCCTCGGTGTGGCACGTGCACGCCGGCGAGGTGCGGGCCACGACCGTCGACCCCGCCGCGCTGGGCCTCGCCCCGGCCACCGCGGCGGATCTGCGCGGCGGCGACGCCGCCCACAACGCCGAGGTCGTACGGCGCACGCTCACGGCCGAGCACGGGCCGGTGCGCGACGCCGTCGTGCTCAACGCGGGTGCGGCGCTGGCCGTCTACGACCAGCCGGCCGCCTCGGTCGCGGAGGCGCTGCCCGCGGGCATCGCCCGCGCCGAGCAGGCGATCGACTCGGGGGCCGCGCAGGCCGCGCTCGAGCGCTGGATCGCCGCCACCGCTGACTGA
- the ctaE gene encoding aa3-type cytochrome oxidase subunit III, with protein sequence MILVATTATAPIPASRLHGHHDRPSMVAVGTIIWLASELMFFAALFASYFTIRAVSTDLWAQNTAVLDVPFAAINTTILVLSSLTCQLGVFAAERGQVGRSGSLLAIKGWGLREWFILTYIMGAIFIAGQAVEYATLIQEGITIPDSAYGTMFYLTTGFHGIHVTGGLIAFLFVLGRTYIARKFTHEQAVSAIVVSYYWHFVDVVWIGLFATIYLIQ encoded by the coding sequence ATGATTCTCGTGGCGACGACTGCGACAGCACCAATTCCGGCATCCCGGCTACACGGGCATCACGACCGCCCGAGCATGGTCGCGGTGGGGACCATCATCTGGCTCGCGAGCGAGCTGATGTTCTTCGCCGCCCTGTTCGCGTCGTACTTCACGATCCGGGCGGTGAGCACCGACCTGTGGGCCCAGAACACCGCGGTGCTCGACGTGCCGTTCGCGGCCATCAACACCACGATCCTGGTGCTGTCGTCGCTCACCTGCCAGCTCGGCGTCTTCGCCGCCGAGCGGGGCCAGGTGGGCCGCTCCGGCTCCCTCCTCGCCATCAAGGGCTGGGGGCTGCGCGAGTGGTTCATCCTCACCTACATCATGGGCGCGATCTTCATCGCCGGTCAGGCCGTCGAGTACGCCACGCTGATCCAGGAGGGCATCACCATCCCGGACTCGGCCTACGGCACGATGTTCTACCTGACCACCGGGTTCCACGGGATCCACGTGACGGGCGGGCTGATCGCGTTCCTGTTCGTCCTCGGGCGCACCTACATCGCGCGCAAGTTCACCCATGAGCAGGCGGTCAGCGCGATCGTCGTCTCGTACTACTGGCACTTCGTCGACGTCGTGTGGATCGGGCTGTTCGCCACGATCTACCTCATCCAGTGA
- a CDS encoding Rv3143 family two-component system response regulator produces MPLVSDSTNRKLKVLVYSDDVTTRQQVILALGRRPHPDLPELTYVEVATEPVVIQNMDAGDIDLVILDGEAVPAGGLGIAKQLKDEIYQCPPVLVLIGRPQDAWLATWSRAEAVVAHPIDPLQLAESVVALLRARVPAQA; encoded by the coding sequence ATGCCGCTCGTGAGCGACTCGACGAACCGCAAGCTCAAGGTCCTGGTCTACAGCGACGACGTGACCACCCGCCAGCAGGTGATCCTCGCGCTGGGGCGCCGACCCCACCCCGACCTGCCCGAGCTGACCTACGTCGAGGTGGCGACCGAGCCGGTCGTCATCCAGAACATGGACGCGGGCGACATCGACCTGGTCATCCTCGACGGCGAGGCCGTGCCGGCCGGTGGCCTGGGCATCGCCAAGCAGCTCAAGGACGAGATCTACCAGTGCCCGCCGGTGCTGGTGCTCATCGGCCGCCCGCAGGACGCCTGGCTCGCGACCTGGTCGCGCGCGGAGGCCGTGGTGGCCCACCCGATCGACCCGCTCCAGCTCGCGGAGTCCGTGGTCGCGCTGCTGCGGGCTCGGGTCCCCGCGCAGGCGTGA
- a CDS encoding Lrp/AsnC family transcriptional regulator, producing the protein MITAIVFVKADVARIPEVAEAIAALDGISEVYSVTGQIDLIALVRVRHHDDVAAVIADRLNKVPGVTETETHIAFRSYSRHDLESAFSLGLD; encoded by the coding sequence ATGATCACCGCCATCGTCTTCGTCAAGGCCGACGTCGCCCGGATCCCCGAGGTGGCCGAGGCCATCGCCGCACTCGACGGGATCAGCGAGGTCTACTCGGTGACCGGCCAGATCGACCTGATCGCCCTGGTGCGCGTACGCCACCACGACGACGTGGCCGCCGTCATCGCCGACCGTCTCAACAAGGTGCCCGGCGTCACCGAGACCGAGACCCACATCGCGTTCCGGTCCTACTCGCGCCACGACCTGGAGTCCGCGTTCTCCCTGGGCCTGGACTAG
- the qcrC gene encoding cytochrome bc1 complex diheme cytochrome c subunit has protein sequence MRLLNRTAGRLSRHRRGRLAGIVMLMLGLVLTGSMYAAFAPAQAGSAESEEELIAEGRELFLVSCAFCHGKNGEGVLTEGGTQYGPPLIGVGAASADFQLETGRMPLTQPGAQTATKPPVFNQQEIEALSAYVGSLGPGPAIPDPEEYSIDNLSPEEQQEAISRGSQIFLTNCTACHNFNGNGGAMPRGGAAPSIMGTSPEHIYEAMLTGPGNMDVFSDGNLSPEEKRDVIAYIEELREQPEYGGFSLGGLGPVSEGVFAWLLGIGGLVGFAIWIAAHTTRSTKQPSKGADA, from the coding sequence GTGCGCCTCCTGAACCGAACCGCCGGACGCCTGTCGCGGCATCGCCGCGGCCGACTGGCCGGCATCGTCATGCTCATGCTCGGCCTCGTGCTGACCGGAAGCATGTACGCCGCCTTCGCCCCTGCCCAGGCAGGGTCCGCAGAATCCGAGGAAGAGCTCATCGCCGAGGGGCGCGAGCTGTTCCTGGTCAGCTGTGCCTTCTGTCACGGCAAGAACGGCGAGGGCGTCCTCACCGAGGGCGGCACCCAGTACGGCCCGCCGCTGATCGGTGTCGGCGCCGCATCGGCCGACTTCCAGCTCGAGACCGGCCGGATGCCGCTCACCCAGCCGGGTGCGCAGACCGCCACCAAGCCGCCGGTCTTCAACCAGCAGGAGATCGAGGCGCTGTCGGCCTACGTCGGCTCGCTCGGCCCCGGGCCGGCCATCCCGGACCCTGAGGAATACAGCATCGACAACCTCAGCCCCGAGGAGCAGCAGGAGGCGATCTCGCGCGGCAGCCAGATCTTCCTCACCAACTGCACCGCCTGCCACAACTTCAACGGCAACGGCGGAGCCATGCCCCGCGGCGGCGCGGCGCCCAGCATCATGGGCACCTCCCCCGAGCACATCTACGAGGCCATGCTCACCGGCCCCGGCAACATGGACGTCTTCTCCGACGGCAACCTCTCCCCCGAGGAGAAGCGTGACGTCATCGCCTACATCGAGGAGCTGCGCGAGCAGCCCGAGTACGGCGGCTTCAGTCTCGGCGGCCTCGGCCCCGTGAGCGAGGGCGTGTTCGCCTGGCTCCTCGGCATCGGCGGCCTGGTCGGCTTCGCCATCTGGATCGCTGCCCACACCACCCGCTCCACCAAGCAGCCCTCGAAGGGAGCGGACGCGTGA
- a CDS encoding L,D-transpeptidase — protein MPSRRLVGASALLLASLALTACDAGSALSDSSDDPSGPARSGAAGTDPDQPTGRVVANVKRGATVPVDKVVTVRATDARLTEVTLSSGSGSVSGALADDGRTWTASDRLEPGESYTVKALAQGADGAPVRRTTSFATQALTLDDQTYPSVAPLAGETVGVGMPVIVSFDVPVTDRAEFERHMKVTSEPAQRGSWHWLSGNEAHWRPAKYWRAGTKVSVDVDVNGVAAGNGVYGQEDREVDFEVGDAHVYKVDAAAHHMKVFANGKLLRTLPITTGKPGFTTRSGTKVIMEKYDRKRMNSETVGIAAGSADAYDIDNVQWAMRVTASGEFIHAAPWSTGSQGYANVSHGCTGMSTADAGWLYEMSRRGDVVEYTGTDRPMTLDNGYGDWNASFADYAKGSALR, from the coding sequence ATGCCCAGCCGCCGCCTGGTCGGCGCCTCCGCGCTGCTCCTCGCCAGCCTCGCCCTGACCGCCTGTGATGCGGGATCGGCGCTGAGCGACAGTTCCGACGACCCCTCGGGGCCGGCCCGGTCCGGTGCCGCCGGCACCGATCCCGACCAGCCCACCGGCCGGGTCGTCGCCAACGTCAAGCGCGGGGCCACGGTGCCCGTGGACAAGGTCGTGACGGTGCGGGCCACCGATGCGCGGCTCACCGAGGTCACGCTGTCGTCGGGCTCCGGCTCGGTGAGCGGCGCGCTCGCGGACGACGGGCGCACCTGGACCGCCTCGGACCGGTTGGAGCCGGGGGAGTCCTACACCGTCAAGGCGCTCGCCCAAGGGGCCGACGGCGCCCCCGTGCGCCGTACCACCTCGTTTGCGACGCAGGCGCTGACGCTCGATGACCAGACCTACCCCTCGGTCGCGCCGCTGGCCGGCGAGACCGTTGGCGTCGGGATGCCGGTCATCGTCTCCTTCGACGTGCCGGTGACCGACCGGGCCGAGTTCGAGCGCCACATGAAGGTGACCTCGGAGCCCGCCCAGCGTGGCTCCTGGCACTGGCTGTCGGGCAACGAGGCCCACTGGCGTCCGGCGAAGTACTGGCGGGCGGGCACCAAGGTCTCCGTCGACGTGGACGTCAACGGCGTCGCGGCCGGCAACGGCGTCTACGGCCAGGAGGACCGGGAGGTCGACTTCGAGGTGGGCGACGCCCACGTCTACAAGGTCGATGCGGCCGCCCACCACATGAAGGTCTTCGCCAACGGCAAGCTGCTGCGCACGCTGCCCATCACCACCGGCAAGCCGGGCTTCACCACCCGCTCCGGCACCAAGGTGATCATGGAGAAGTACGACCGCAAGCGGATGAACTCCGAGACCGTCGGGATCGCCGCCGGGAGCGCCGACGCCTACGACATCGACAACGTGCAGTGGGCCATGCGGGTCACCGCCTCCGGTGAGTTCATCCACGCCGCCCCCTGGTCCACCGGCTCCCAGGGCTACGCCAACGTCTCCCACGGCTGCACCGGCATGAGCACCGCCGACGCCGGCTGGCTCTACGAGATGTCTCGCCGCGGCGACGTCGTCGAGTACACCGGCACCGACCGCCCCATGACTCTCGACAACGGCTACGGCGACTGGAACGCCTCCTTCGCCGACTACGCCAAGGGCTCCGCCCTCCGCTGA
- a CDS encoding cytochrome c oxidase subunit 4: MKSETWMFAICTVFLVLVTPAYWFVTEGSDKGGDWTGTSALTMTALLTLMITLYLGFHAKKMDPRPEDRKDAEIADGAGELGFFPPYSWWPLWCALTLGVMVAAIAATAWWLMIIGAVLGAIALTGLVFEYYRGEHAH; encoded by the coding sequence ATGAAGTCCGAGACCTGGATGTTCGCCATCTGCACCGTGTTCCTGGTGCTGGTGACGCCCGCCTACTGGTTCGTGACCGAGGGCTCCGACAAGGGCGGTGACTGGACGGGCACCTCCGCGCTCACCATGACCGCGCTGCTGACCCTGATGATCACGCTGTACCTCGGCTTCCACGCCAAGAAGATGGACCCGCGCCCCGAGGACCGCAAGGACGCGGAGATCGCCGACGGGGCCGGGGAGCTCGGGTTCTTCCCGCCCTACAGCTGGTGGCCGCTGTGGTGCGCCCTCACGCTCGGCGTGATGGTCGCCGCCATCGCCGCCACCGCGTGGTGGCTGATGATCATCGGAGCGGTGCTCGGGGCGATCGCGCTGACCGGGCTGGTGTTCGAGTACTACCGGGGCGAGCACGCTCACTGA
- the qcrB gene encoding cytochrome bc1 complex cytochrome b subunit has protein sequence MSVDTSKVADSNTTTAATPKKPGKAGAVANWADERLGLATAMKKNLRKVFPDHWSFMLGEIALWSFVVLLLTGIFLTLWYTPSMAEVEYQGSYDLLRGVNMSEALASTLHLSFDVRGGLLMRQMHHWAAMLFIASMMIHMMRVYFTGAFRKPRELNWVIGSLLLLLGTLEGFTGYSLPDDLLSGTGIRAADGFMKSMPVVGTYMSFFLFGGEFPGEAIIPRLYIVHVLLIPGLLLALIAAHMLLLVYHKHTQWPGPGRTEQNVVGFPMLPVYAAKAGGFFFIVFGMTAIMGGLLTINPVWKYGPYDPTKVTAGSQPDWYMGWPDGALRIMPGWESSFLGVTLSWNVLIPIIILPGLMFTILLLLPFIESWITKDKRDHHLLERPRDAPTRTATMVALMTFYGLMWAAGGNDIIAIKLHLSINQITYFMRAAVFIGPVIAFIITRRWCISLQRQDKERLLHGYETGVIMRSPEGGYSERHLPISQSEVYTLTAREPDEVWTPGSETDENGIPAKRGRLDGLRAKLSALMFADNIQPVTKTELEEAEHHAEHEHELQASLEGHAADGHQFDGVHPVDGEHLRGDH, from the coding sequence ATGAGCGTCGACACGAGCAAGGTCGCCGACAGCAACACCACCACCGCGGCCACGCCCAAGAAGCCCGGCAAGGCCGGCGCCGTCGCCAACTGGGCCGACGAGCGCCTCGGCCTCGCCACGGCCATGAAGAAGAACCTGCGCAAGGTCTTCCCGGACCACTGGTCCTTCATGCTCGGCGAGATCGCGCTGTGGAGCTTCGTGGTGCTGCTCCTCACCGGCATCTTCCTGACGCTCTGGTACACCCCGAGCATGGCCGAGGTCGAGTACCAGGGCTCCTACGACCTGCTGCGCGGTGTGAACATGTCCGAGGCGCTCGCCTCGACCCTGCACCTGTCCTTCGACGTCCGTGGCGGCCTGCTCATGCGGCAGATGCACCACTGGGCCGCGATGCTGTTCATCGCCTCGATGATGATCCACATGATGCGCGTGTACTTCACGGGCGCATTCCGCAAGCCGCGCGAGCTCAACTGGGTCATCGGCAGCCTGCTGCTGCTGCTCGGCACGCTCGAGGGCTTCACCGGCTACTCGCTGCCCGACGACCTGCTCTCCGGCACCGGCATCCGCGCGGCTGACGGCTTCATGAAGTCGATGCCGGTCGTGGGCACCTACATGTCGTTCTTCCTCTTCGGCGGGGAGTTCCCGGGCGAGGCGATCATCCCGCGTCTCTACATCGTCCACGTGCTGCTGATCCCCGGCCTGCTGCTGGCCCTGATCGCGGCCCACATGCTGCTGCTCGTCTACCACAAGCACACGCAGTGGCCAGGTCCCGGACGGACCGAGCAGAACGTCGTGGGCTTCCCGATGCTCCCCGTCTACGCGGCCAAGGCCGGCGGCTTCTTCTTCATCGTCTTCGGCATGACCGCGATCATGGGCGGGCTGCTGACGATCAACCCGGTGTGGAAGTACGGGCCCTACGACCCGACCAAGGTGACCGCCGGATCCCAGCCCGACTGGTACATGGGCTGGCCCGACGGCGCGCTGCGGATCATGCCGGGCTGGGAGTCCTCGTTCCTGGGCGTCACGCTGTCGTGGAACGTGCTGATCCCGATCATCATCCTGCCGGGGCTGATGTTCACGATCCTGCTGCTGCTGCCCTTCATCGAGTCGTGGATCACCAAGGACAAGCGTGATCACCACCTGCTCGAGCGTCCCCGCGACGCCCCGACGCGCACGGCCACGATGGTGGCGCTGATGACGTTCTACGGCCTGATGTGGGCTGCCGGCGGAAACGACATCATCGCCATCAAGCTGCACCTGAGCATCAACCAGATCACGTACTTCATGCGTGCTGCGGTGTTCATCGGGCCGGTGATCGCGTTCATCATCACCCGGCGCTGGTGCATCTCGTTGCAGCGTCAGGACAAGGAGCGGCTGCTGCACGGGTACGAGACCGGCGTCATCATGCGCTCCCCCGAGGGCGGCTACTCCGAGCGGCACCTGCCGATCAGCCAGTCCGAGGTCTACACGCTCACGGCCCGTGAGCCCGACGAGGTCTGGACGCCCGGCAGTGAGACCGACGAGAACGGCATCCCCGCCAAGCGCGGGCGTCTCGACGGCCTGCGCGCCAAGCTGTCGGCTCTGATGTTCGCCGACAACATCCAGCCGGTCACCAAGACCGAGCTCGAGGAGGCCGAGCACCACGCGGAGCACGAGCACGAGCTCCAGGCCTCCCTGGAGGGCCACGCCGCCGACGGACACCAGTTCGACGGTGTCCACCCGGTCGACGGCGAGCACCTCCGCGGCGACCACTGA